The following proteins are co-located in the Echinicola sp. 20G genome:
- a CDS encoding Gfo/Idh/MocA family protein → MTKEGKLRLGILGLGEGRSTMSAALSSQKIELVQICDRNEELCQKRGKEFDFFNYTTRYEDMLENPEIDAIAIYTPDKLHATHIKMAMEHGKHVVCTKPLLDDLREAKDLIDLQKKTGKRLFVGQSSRFFEPMKRQYADYKKGLIGDLITVEAYYHADHRWFLEKPWSLEPAFKWLYGGLSHPVDFIRWYLPDIEEVMGYGMLSSNGQKGGLKNSDTMHFIFKAKDGRVARVSGAYTGPVQPAVRDSEMSCILRGTEGCSQGDYMDLRYAITDNMGEEQVVTWEHKSKHYFRFEGKSHHAGEYNNYLEYFVDSINYDFVAYPDLIEGIGTIALLKTMEKSLASGRPEKVSEVIAEFGLENYLKN, encoded by the coding sequence ATGACAAAAGAAGGAAAGCTTAGGTTAGGGATTTTGGGCTTGGGAGAAGGACGAAGTACGATGTCTGCGGCCCTCAGCAGCCAAAAAATCGAACTGGTCCAAATTTGTGACCGCAACGAAGAACTTTGCCAAAAGAGAGGCAAGGAGTTTGACTTTTTCAACTATACCACGCGCTATGAGGACATGTTGGAAAATCCTGAAATCGATGCGATCGCCATTTATACACCGGACAAGCTCCACGCCACTCATATCAAAATGGCCATGGAGCATGGCAAGCATGTGGTCTGCACCAAGCCATTATTGGATGATCTGCGGGAAGCCAAGGACCTGATCGACTTGCAAAAGAAAACAGGAAAGCGGCTATTTGTGGGGCAGAGCAGTCGGTTCTTTGAGCCCATGAAGCGACAATATGCGGACTATAAAAAAGGCCTTATTGGAGACCTGATCACCGTGGAAGCCTATTATCATGCTGATCACCGATGGTTTTTGGAAAAGCCCTGGTCATTGGAGCCTGCTTTCAAATGGCTCTATGGTGGACTGAGCCATCCGGTGGATTTTATTCGGTGGTACCTGCCAGATATCGAAGAAGTAATGGGCTACGGTATGCTCAGTAGCAATGGTCAAAAAGGCGGACTGAAAAACTCCGACACCATGCACTTTATTTTCAAAGCAAAGGATGGGCGAGTAGCACGGGTTTCTGGCGCATATACTGGCCCTGTCCAACCTGCCGTTAGGGACAGTGAAATGAGTTGTATACTTCGGGGTACGGAAGGGTGTAGCCAAGGGGATTATATGGATTTGCGTTATGCGATTACTGACAATATGGGAGAAGAACAAGTGGTCACATGGGAGCACAAGTCCAAGCATTATTTCCGGTTTGAAGGGAAAAGCCATCACGCAGGGGAGTACAACAATTACCTCGAGTATTTTGTGGACAGCATAAACTATGATTTTGTGGCCTATCCGGATTTGATCGAAGGAATAGGAACCATCGCCCTACTAAAAACAATGGAAAAGAGCCTTGCCAGCGGAAGGCCTGAAAAGGTTTCCGAAGTGATTGCTGAATTTGGACTGGAAAATTATTTGAAAAATTAA
- a CDS encoding sodium:solute symporter, whose amino-acid sequence MEIHDILQPLDFAVVGLYLVTLIGIGYWVSFKKKRDANENLFLAGNSLRWPSIGFTMWGTNVGPSMLIASASIGYTTGVVAGNFAWYAFIFVFLLAVVFAPRYLGTRVQTLPEFMGKRFGPSTQNILAWYTIITVLISWLSLTLFAGGILIRQILNLPLWLSVVILILIAAFFTIAGGLKAIAYTNVFQMLLLILVSLVLTLTGLYKVGGVGELVANTPGEYWNLLLPADDPNYPWVAIALGYPVMGVWFWCTDQSMVQSVLGAKNLKEGQLGANFTGWLKILDVALFIIPGIICYVLFPDLDNPDEAYMTMVTKLLPVGMTGLVMAVLIAALVSTIDSALNALSTVFTMDIYVKRYRPAASQKQIVKVGRVVTVLGAVIAIFLTLAIDSIKGLNLFDVFQSILGFIAPPMSVVFLFGVLWRKTTTKAANTVLLFGTILSLSIGVLYLWIFPNAEYVFWPHFLLLSFYIFVFLAVLIMVVSYIDRNRKDLYVNTLDYGAIPKLTNQVKWLWIALIIVMVGMYLLFNGH is encoded by the coding sequence ATGGAAATACATGACATACTTCAGCCACTGGATTTTGCAGTAGTCGGCCTTTATCTAGTTACCCTAATTGGCATAGGTTATTGGGTGAGTTTTAAGAAAAAAAGAGATGCCAATGAAAATCTGTTTTTGGCAGGCAATTCCCTGAGATGGCCCAGTATAGGCTTTACCATGTGGGGCACCAATGTCGGCCCATCCATGTTGATTGCTTCCGCCAGTATTGGCTATACGACAGGAGTGGTAGCAGGTAATTTTGCTTGGTATGCTTTCATCTTTGTTTTTTTATTGGCAGTAGTTTTTGCGCCAAGGTATTTGGGGACTCGGGTACAAACGCTTCCTGAATTTATGGGAAAACGCTTTGGACCTTCTACACAGAACATATTGGCATGGTACACCATCATCACTGTGCTAATCAGTTGGCTTTCCCTGACCTTATTTGCAGGAGGAATTTTGATCCGCCAGATTTTGAATTTGCCACTGTGGCTTTCGGTAGTGATTCTGATTCTTATCGCTGCTTTTTTTACCATTGCAGGAGGACTTAAGGCCATTGCCTATACCAATGTTTTTCAAATGCTGCTATTAATTCTGGTGTCGTTGGTGCTTACACTCACTGGTTTGTATAAAGTCGGAGGAGTTGGAGAGCTTGTTGCGAATACACCAGGGGAATATTGGAACCTGTTGTTGCCAGCGGATGACCCCAATTATCCTTGGGTGGCTATTGCGCTGGGCTATCCGGTGATGGGAGTTTGGTTTTGGTGCACGGATCAGTCCATGGTACAATCTGTTTTGGGCGCCAAAAACCTAAAAGAAGGTCAGCTGGGAGCTAATTTTACTGGTTGGTTAAAGATCTTGGATGTAGCCTTGTTTATTATCCCTGGCATCATTTGTTATGTGTTGTTTCCCGATTTGGACAACCCGGATGAGGCGTACATGACCATGGTGACCAAACTGCTTCCTGTTGGAATGACCGGGCTTGTCATGGCGGTATTGATCGCGGCATTGGTGAGTACAATTGATTCAGCATTGAATGCGCTGAGTACTGTTTTTACCATGGACATTTATGTGAAGAGGTATAGACCCGCCGCTAGCCAAAAGCAGATTGTCAAAGTTGGCCGGGTGGTGACTGTCTTGGGGGCCGTGATCGCCATTTTTCTGACTTTGGCGATTGACAGCATTAAGGGGCTGAACCTCTTTGATGTTTTTCAGTCCATTTTGGGCTTTATCGCGCCACCAATGTCGGTGGTGTTTCTTTTTGGCGTGCTTTGGAGAAAAACAACCACCAAGGCTGCCAATACTGTATTGCTTTTTGGAACCATTTTGAGCTTAAGTATTGGTGTGCTGTATCTTTGGATATTCCCCAATGCCGAATATGTCTTTTGGCCTCATTTCCTACTGCTTTCATTTTATATTTTCGTGTTTTTGGCCGTGTTGATCATGGTGGTTTCCTATATCGACCGAAATAGAAAAGATCTATATGTAAACACTTTGGATTATGGAGCCATCCCAAAATTGACGAACCAGGTCAAATGGCTGTGGATTGCCTTGATCATCGTGATGGTAGGGATGTATTTGTTGTTTAATGGGCATTAG
- a CDS encoding alpha-L-rhamnosidase C-terminal domain-containing protein, with protein METRKYTLLLLFIMLCFAPFKTQAQESDAQATWIWYPGDYEIWLSNKMQARRTERGAFLPPLWRYYSPYALVTFRKEFTLPAKDEISIATEGQFKLQIDGMQQHGSSRKISIPAGKHTVVIKVYNQERVPAVFIQGDYLVTDESWEVTYEDKEWIDETGKASDQSGTNWEAVGTWDFNSADNLPSEFQLSTTPQFAKAVMSAGNGELIDFGKETFGYIQFHGLEGEGNVNVYYGESEEEAMDSTYCETLDYLHFDGSQEEEYTVKNSKAFRYVQVQHDPEVSYDSISMLYEYLPVEYRGEWNSSDELLNEIWDVSAYTMHLNTREFFLDGIKRDRWIWSGDAYQSYLMNYYLFFDNASVRRTLLALRGKEPVSSHMNTIMDYSFYWFVGIYDYYLYSGDEEFIKNFYPRMVSMMDFCLERRNENGMMEGLPGDWIFIDWADGLSKQGEVSFEQMLLARSLEAMAVSAEIAGDQEGHQKYQKLSDEMKKKLFEVFWSKDHKAIMHQRVDGKVLDNVTRYANMFGIFFDYFSEDQKEAVKQSVLLNDNVQKITTPYMRFYELEALCAMGEQEFVLDEIRDYWGGMLDLGATSFWEKYDPNESGNEHLSMYGRPYGKSLCHAWGASPIYLFGKYYLGVKPLSAGYKSYEIRPKLGGLEWMEGKVPTPNGAISVYCSTNEIKVSSDEGEGILLFKSKSKPKTNLGEVKTLGDGEYKLFLEAGKEYLLKYKAVE; from the coding sequence ATGGAAACCCGAAAATATACTCTTCTCCTATTATTTATTATGCTGTGTTTTGCCCCATTTAAGACGCAGGCACAGGAATCAGACGCTCAAGCTACGTGGATATGGTATCCTGGAGATTATGAAATCTGGTTAAGCAATAAAATGCAAGCCAGAAGGACAGAGCGGGGCGCTTTTTTGCCACCTCTTTGGCGGTATTACAGTCCTTATGCTCTGGTGACTTTTAGGAAAGAGTTTACACTTCCTGCCAAAGATGAAATATCCATTGCTACCGAGGGACAATTTAAACTTCAGATCGATGGAATGCAGCAACATGGATCATCCCGAAAGATTAGCATTCCCGCCGGAAAGCACACAGTCGTTATCAAAGTCTATAACCAAGAACGTGTACCGGCGGTATTTATCCAAGGAGATTACTTGGTAACCGATGAGAGTTGGGAGGTGACCTATGAGGACAAGGAGTGGATAGACGAAACCGGCAAGGCTTCTGACCAATCTGGTACCAACTGGGAAGCAGTAGGGACCTGGGATTTTAATTCTGCTGATAATTTGCCTTCGGAATTTCAACTGTCCACCACCCCTCAATTTGCAAAAGCTGTAATGTCAGCAGGCAATGGAGAACTAATTGATTTTGGTAAGGAGACTTTTGGATATATCCAGTTCCACGGTTTGGAAGGAGAGGGGAATGTCAATGTCTATTACGGTGAATCTGAGGAAGAGGCCATGGACAGCACTTACTGTGAGACTTTAGATTACCTTCACTTTGACGGTAGCCAAGAGGAGGAGTACACGGTTAAAAACTCCAAGGCTTTCCGCTACGTACAGGTACAGCATGATCCTGAAGTCAGCTACGATTCCATTTCGATGCTGTATGAATATTTGCCTGTTGAATACCGCGGCGAATGGAATTCCTCCGATGAGCTGCTGAACGAAATTTGGGATGTTTCCGCTTACACCATGCACCTGAATACCCGAGAGTTTTTCTTGGATGGAATCAAGCGGGATCGCTGGATCTGGTCAGGGGATGCCTACCAAAGTTACCTGATGAACTATTATCTTTTCTTTGACAATGCCTCCGTGCGCAGGACATTGTTGGCCTTAAGAGGTAAGGAACCAGTGTCCAGTCACATGAATACGATTATGGATTATTCTTTTTATTGGTTTGTGGGGATTTATGATTATTACCTGTACTCGGGTGATGAGGAATTTATCAAGAACTTTTATCCCCGGATGGTAAGCATGATGGATTTTTGTTTGGAAAGAAGAAATGAAAATGGCATGATGGAAGGATTGCCGGGTGATTGGATTTTTATTGATTGGGCAGATGGGTTGAGCAAGCAGGGTGAAGTAAGTTTTGAGCAGATGCTGCTGGCCAGAAGCTTGGAGGCGATGGCAGTAAGCGCCGAAATAGCAGGGGATCAAGAAGGGCATCAAAAATACCAAAAGCTGTCCGATGAGATGAAGAAAAAGCTGTTTGAGGTGTTTTGGTCAAAGGATCACAAAGCTATAATGCATCAGCGTGTCGATGGTAAAGTACTCGACAATGTCACCCGTTATGCCAATATGTTTGGGATATTCTTTGATTACTTCTCTGAGGATCAAAAAGAAGCGGTCAAACAATCTGTGTTGCTAAACGATAATGTCCAGAAAATCACCACACCTTATATGCGCTTCTATGAACTGGAAGCCCTCTGTGCAATGGGAGAGCAAGAATTTGTACTTGATGAAATTCGTGATTATTGGGGAGGAATGCTGGATTTGGGAGCCACGTCTTTCTGGGAAAAGTATGATCCGAATGAGTCTGGAAACGAACATTTGTCCATGTATGGACGGCCTTATGGTAAGAGCCTTTGCCACGCTTGGGGAGCTAGCCCAATTTACCTTTTTGGCAAATATTACTTGGGTGTAAAACCCCTTTCTGCAGGATATAAAAGCTACGAAATACGTCCAAAGCTAGGAGGGCTGGAATGGATGGAAGGAAAAGTGCCGACGCCAAATGGAGCTATTTCCGTGTATTGCTCCACTAATGAAATCAAGGTTTCTTCTGATGAGGGAGAGGGTATCTTGCTATTTAAAAGTAAGTCTAAGCCAAAGACAAATCTAGGAGAAGTCAAAACTTTGGGCGATGGTGAATATAAGCTTTTCCTAGAGGCTGGGAAGGAATATTTGTTGAAATACAAGGCAGTGGAGTAG